In one window of Prevotella sp. E13-17 DNA:
- a CDS encoding PaaI family thioesterase — MNVDKINQIIHSKPNLSTALGMEFLSTPEDDTCMARMKVDERNRQPFGFLSGGASLALAENVAGVASSSLCPGCACVGIEVSGSHVKAVAEGDTVTASARLLHKGHTLHVWNVDITDTAGDLISNVRVTNYVIKAK; from the coding sequence ATGAACGTTGATAAAATTAATCAGATAATTCATTCAAAACCCAATTTGAGTACCGCCCTCGGGATGGAGTTCCTCTCCACACCCGAGGACGATACGTGTATGGCCCGTATGAAAGTTGACGAGCGCAACCGACAGCCCTTTGGTTTCCTCAGTGGCGGCGCCTCGTTGGCATTAGCCGAGAATGTGGCAGGCGTGGCGTCGTCGTCGCTCTGTCCTGGTTGTGCCTGTGTGGGCATCGAGGTCAGTGGCAGTCATGTCAAGGCCGTTGCCGAGGGCGACACCGTCACCGCCAGTGCTCGTTTGTTGCATAAAGGCCATACACTTCATGTGTGGAATGTTGATATCACGGATACGGCAGGCGACCTCATTTCGAATGTTCGTGTCACAAACTATGTGATAAAGGCCAAATGA
- a CDS encoding ROK family protein — translation MTQESIKTRVVGVDISIDKTVFAIVDVRGNLIARGDFPTKSYPNVNEYVTYLSNSIIELVETNGGYESIRSVGVSSPSGNFLTGCIENPPNLEWKGQIPMAAMLRDRLGLAVALGNDVHARALGEYVYGSAHGYSDFLVVNLGHGVGSCITLKGKPYLGIEGFAGEVGHSCVVDGGRRCGCGNLGCLEAYVGSRGIVQTARELMEEDKRPSLMRDKVDVLDPKMIFEFCEQGDELSIEVYRRTGHLLGISLANYATVLNPEAIILCGGVAHAGRWLLEPTDESFEEHVFHNLRGKVKILLSNLDENDRDLLGASALAWNVKEYSLFK, via the coding sequence ATGACACAAGAATCTATCAAAACCAGAGTTGTCGGAGTGGACATCAGCATTGATAAGACTGTCTTTGCTATTGTTGACGTGCGTGGAAATCTTATTGCGCGTGGTGACTTCCCGACCAAAAGCTATCCTAATGTTAATGAGTATGTCACTTACTTGAGTAATAGCATTATAGAATTGGTAGAGACCAACGGAGGATATGAAAGTATCCGTTCTGTTGGCGTCAGTTCGCCCAGTGGCAATTTCCTGACGGGTTGTATTGAGAATCCACCCAACCTCGAGTGGAAGGGACAAATTCCGATGGCAGCCATGCTGCGCGACCGTTTGGGCTTGGCAGTTGCCCTTGGCAACGATGTCCATGCTCGTGCTTTGGGCGAATATGTCTATGGTAGTGCTCACGGCTATAGTGATTTCTTGGTTGTCAACCTGGGCCACGGTGTGGGCAGTTGCATCACCCTGAAGGGGAAACCTTATTTAGGTATCGAAGGTTTTGCTGGCGAGGTCGGTCACTCTTGTGTCGTTGACGGAGGACGTCGTTGCGGTTGCGGCAATTTGGGATGTCTTGAAGCCTATGTTGGCTCAAGGGGTATCGTACAGACAGCCAGAGAACTGATGGAAGAGGACAAGCGTCCCTCGTTGATGCGCGATAAGGTTGACGTGCTGGATCCCAAGATGATTTTTGAATTTTGCGAGCAGGGCGACGAACTGTCTATTGAGGTTTATCGTCGTACTGGTCATCTGCTTGGTATCAGTTTGGCCAACTATGCCACCGTGTTGAACCCCGAAGCCATCATCCTTTGTGGCGGTGTGGCTCATGCAGGTCGCTGGTTGCTTGAACCCACAGACGAGTCCTTCGAAGAGCATGTCTTCCACAATCTTAGAGGAAAGGTGAAGATACTTCTGTCAAATCTTGACGAAAACGATCGCGACTTGCTGGGCGCCAGCGCTTTAGCGTGGAATGTGAAGGAGTATTCGCTGTTTAAGTAA
- a CDS encoding carbohydrate-binding domain-containing protein → MKKFFLSIVALLLSTTTTLAVSNNTVEIIFNGTTATVNIAENISSYVTLQSGTSSHVKLIQDANFAGVDATSNNTDGEIIYVLSGTSTDGSFYMEGSYKATVNLNGLTLTNPNGPAMMLMDGKRIEVSIKSATTNTLTDGANEDYNGCFHCKGHTKFKGKGTLNVKSNSRHAIYSKEYIEIKNCTINVTGAVKDGIHCKEYFMMESGTVSISGTGDDGIQVEQSSDPVTNQTTEHEDENTGNFYLDGGTLSIQNVTGKAVKADGAIYYNGGTKNFDTSNTEISADIQGVRTPIAQSSVYDLLGRRLTDASKTKGIVIVKSNGKVVKVVRR, encoded by the coding sequence ATGAAGAAATTTTTCTTATCAATAGTAGCATTACTGCTGAGCACAACCACGACACTGGCCGTGAGCAACAACACGGTTGAGATTATCTTCAACGGAACGACGGCTACGGTCAACATTGCAGAAAACATCAGCAGCTATGTGACACTGCAGAGTGGCACCTCATCACACGTGAAACTGATTCAGGACGCGAACTTTGCCGGTGTCGATGCCACCAGCAACAACACGGACGGTGAGATTATCTATGTTCTCTCGGGAACTTCGACCGATGGCAGTTTCTACATGGAAGGCAGTTATAAGGCGACAGTCAACCTGAACGGTCTGACGCTGACAAATCCTAACGGACCTGCCATGATGCTGATGGATGGCAAGCGCATTGAGGTGAGCATCAAGAGTGCAACGACAAACACGCTCACGGATGGTGCCAACGAGGACTATAACGGTTGCTTCCACTGCAAAGGACACACGAAGTTCAAAGGCAAGGGAACGCTGAACGTGAAAAGCAACAGCCGACATGCTATCTACAGCAAAGAGTATATCGAGATTAAGAACTGTACGATCAACGTCACTGGAGCCGTGAAAGATGGCATCCACTGTAAGGAGTACTTCATGATGGAAAGTGGCACTGTGAGCATCAGTGGCACAGGCGATGATGGTATTCAGGTGGAACAGAGCAGCGATCCCGTGACAAATCAAACCACTGAACATGAGGATGAGAACACGGGTAACTTCTATCTCGACGGAGGAACGCTGAGCATTCAGAACGTCACAGGTAAGGCTGTCAAAGCCGATGGTGCTATCTATTATAATGGTGGAACCAAGAATTTCGACACCAGCAATACTGAAATCAGTGCCGATATTCAGGGTGTCAGGACGCCCATCGCACAGAGTTCGGTTTACGATCTGCTGGGTCGCAGATTGACCGATGCTTCTAAGACAAAAGGCATCGTGATCGTGAAGAGCAACGGAAAGGTTGTGAAAGTCGTTCGACGCTGA
- a CDS encoding serine dehydratase subunit alpha family protein: protein MIDKQTREQIIALIHKEVVPAIGCTEPMAVALCTARATELLGQKPERIEVFLSANILKNAMGVGIPGTGMIGLPIAIALGALIGKSEYELEVLKDLTPQAIEEGKQFIAEDRICIHLKEGISEKLYIEVIASANHTVKKAIIAGSHTNFVEEFKEEQKEQSSSDDIQLNMQLVYDFATTAPLDEIRFIEATREYNMNAAREALKGNYGHNLGKTIDRPLAKGIFGGSIFSHIIARTASACDARMGGAMIPVMSNSGSGNQGICATNPVCVYAKENENTEEELIRALMLSHLTAIYIKQSLGKLSALCGCVVASIGSSVGITYLMGGDYEHVCRSVKNMIANLTGMICDGAKPSCSLKITSGVSTAVLSALLSMEGKCVTSEEGIVDDCVDKSIHNLTAIGANGMGVTDEMVLRIMTTKGC, encoded by the coding sequence ATGATCGACAAACAAACACGTGAACAAATTATTGCTCTGATACACAAAGAAGTAGTGCCTGCCATTGGTTGTACCGAACCAATGGCAGTGGCTCTTTGTACGGCACGAGCAACAGAACTACTAGGACAAAAGCCTGAACGCATTGAGGTGTTTCTCAGTGCAAACATCCTGAAAAACGCGATGGGCGTAGGTATTCCCGGCACCGGCATGATTGGACTTCCCATCGCCATCGCCTTGGGCGCACTGATAGGCAAAAGCGAATACGAACTGGAGGTGCTGAAAGACCTGACGCCACAAGCGATAGAGGAAGGTAAACAGTTTATTGCCGAGGATCGCATCTGCATCCACTTGAAAGAAGGAATCAGCGAGAAACTATACATCGAAGTGATTGCCAGCGCTAACCACACGGTGAAGAAGGCTATCATTGCCGGCAGTCACACCAACTTCGTGGAGGAATTCAAGGAGGAACAGAAGGAGCAAAGCAGCTCAGACGACATACAACTGAACATGCAACTGGTATATGACTTTGCCACGACGGCACCGCTTGACGAAATACGCTTCATCGAGGCAACACGCGAATACAACATGAATGCTGCTCGCGAAGCACTGAAAGGCAACTATGGACACAATCTCGGAAAGACCATCGACCGTCCGTTGGCAAAAGGCATTTTTGGCGGCAGCATCTTCTCGCACATCATTGCCCGCACCGCCTCTGCCTGCGATGCTCGCATGGGCGGAGCCATGATTCCCGTGATGTCGAACTCAGGCTCGGGCAATCAGGGCATCTGCGCCACCAACCCCGTATGTGTCTATGCCAAGGAGAACGAGAACACCGAAGAGGAACTGATACGTGCATTGATGCTGAGTCACTTGACTGCAATCTATATCAAACAGTCGTTAGGCAAGCTATCGGCACTCTGCGGTTGCGTGGTAGCATCAATTGGGTCCAGCGTTGGCATCACTTACCTGATGGGCGGCGACTATGAACATGTATGTCGGAGCGTGAAAAACATGATTGCCAACCTGACCGGCATGATTTGCGACGGCGCGAAACCTTCTTGTTCGCTGAAGATCACATCGGGGGTATCTACGGCAGTGCTCTCTGCCCTACTCTCCATGGAAGGCAAATGCGTCACCTCTGAAGAAGGTATTGTGGACGACTGTGTGGACAAGAGCATTCACAACCTAACAGCCATTGGTGCCAACGGCATGGGAGTGACTGACGAGATGGTGCTCCGCATCATGACGACCAAGGGCTGTTAG
- a CDS encoding sugar-binding domain-containing protein — MKRISFLLMAAIATLTIHAQQVISLAGAWDFAMGETPQYDDYVMLPGSMLSNEKGHRVSVETQWTGSLYDSSYYFNPYMEKYRHEGDMKFPFFLTPSRHYVGNAWYRKQVYVPHSWSNQRVTLFLERPHIETTVYVNGKEVGHQMSLSVPHRYDVTKFITFGGRNEIAVKVYNGIENVCVGQDSHSVTDQTQGNWNGIVGRIELQAQWKKLNIKHVRIIPHVAERSAQIEVELENHTDGVRVLPKWEYDVNVEVSSMTGQHYHTTMSKEALGNKKIFKVNLGSDAQLWDEFHPHLYQLTIEAGEDVYQTTFGLREISARQRQLYINGRPLFLRGTVENCCFPETGYPPTDEAEWLRIFKKCKEYGLNHVRFHSYCPPEAAFAAADKLGVYLQPEGPTWPNHGVKLRRGMAIDKYLMDESKRIIDEYGHHPSFVMMAAGNEPAGDWVSYCNDWVREMRKYDPTKLYAGASVGGGWAWDSESDYHVKGGARGLNWDKKAPQSADDYYDGILYPRNYKGEKPNESPVVTHEKGQWCAFPDFGEMSQYTGVYRARNFEIFRDLLRDNGMAQMDRKFLMASGHLQTLCYKYEIERNLRTKDYAGFQLLGLNDYSGQGTALVGVLNVFWREKGYCNARDWTQFCNAIVPLARFPQFVYTTADTLCVPVEAYNATFATLTGVSPSYRIYNHDSASVVASGLLQNQQSLPVGKNHSLGTVTMSLAHVQAPAKLTLEVQLSPSYKNHWDFWVYPEKSEAESGSVYISDSLDAKAQKVLRKGGTVLLTAAGKVTLGSDVKQSYLPVFWNTSWFKMRPPHTTGAYIDTAHPLFKYGFPTDNWSNLNWWDLINKAQVMNLMELPSSYQSPIQPIDTWHVSRKLGMLVEAKVGKGRLLMTTMDISNRLENRPVARQMRQAILSYMQSDDFHPAMELDMQTILNFYCKQAPAVNMFTNDSPDELKPKLK; from the coding sequence ATGAAACGAATCAGTTTCCTGTTGATGGCAGCTATTGCTACTTTAACCATTCATGCCCAACAGGTTATCTCGCTGGCAGGCGCATGGGATTTTGCAATGGGTGAAACACCTCAATATGACGATTATGTGATGTTGCCTGGCTCTATGCTGTCCAACGAAAAAGGGCATCGTGTGTCGGTAGAAACCCAATGGACAGGCTCTCTCTATGACTCTTCCTATTACTTCAATCCTTATATGGAGAAATATCGCCACGAAGGTGATATGAAGTTCCCGTTTTTTCTGACTCCCAGTCGTCACTATGTGGGCAATGCTTGGTACCGTAAACAGGTGTATGTGCCCCATTCGTGGAGCAATCAGCGCGTCACCCTGTTTCTCGAGCGTCCTCATATTGAGACCACGGTGTATGTAAACGGAAAGGAGGTGGGACATCAAATGTCGCTGTCAGTGCCTCATCGCTATGATGTAACCAAGTTTATCACCTTCGGTGGCAGAAACGAAATTGCTGTCAAGGTGTATAATGGCATCGAGAATGTGTGTGTAGGTCAAGACTCCCATTCCGTGACCGACCAGACGCAAGGCAACTGGAACGGTATCGTCGGTAGGATTGAGTTGCAGGCACAGTGGAAGAAACTAAACATCAAACACGTGCGTATTATCCCGCATGTGGCTGAGCGTTCGGCACAGATCGAGGTAGAGTTAGAGAACCACACCGATGGCGTCCGCGTGTTGCCTAAATGGGAGTATGATGTCAATGTGGAGGTGAGCAGCATGACGGGGCAGCATTATCACACCACTATGAGCAAAGAAGCCTTGGGAAACAAGAAAATATTTAAGGTAAACTTAGGCAGCGATGCCCAGCTGTGGGATGAATTTCATCCTCATCTGTATCAGCTCACCATCGAGGCTGGCGAGGATGTCTATCAGACCACCTTCGGATTGCGTGAGATTTCGGCCCGCCAGCGTCAACTATATATCAACGGTCGTCCGCTATTCCTGCGTGGCACGGTTGAGAACTGCTGTTTCCCCGAGACCGGCTATCCTCCCACCGACGAGGCCGAATGGTTGCGCATCTTCAAGAAATGTAAGGAGTATGGCCTCAACCATGTACGTTTCCATTCCTATTGTCCTCCAGAGGCAGCCTTTGCTGCTGCCGATAAGTTAGGTGTCTATCTTCAGCCAGAAGGTCCTACGTGGCCCAATCACGGTGTGAAGTTGCGTCGAGGTATGGCCATTGACAAGTACCTGATGGACGAGTCAAAGCGCATCATTGACGAGTATGGTCATCATCCCTCGTTCGTCATGATGGCAGCAGGCAACGAGCCAGCAGGCGACTGGGTGAGCTATTGCAACGACTGGGTACGTGAAATGAGGAAGTACGACCCCACCAAACTCTATGCAGGCGCTTCGGTCGGTGGCGGTTGGGCTTGGGATTCAGAGTCCGATTATCATGTGAAAGGTGGCGCACGCGGTCTGAATTGGGACAAAAAGGCACCACAGTCTGCCGATGACTACTATGATGGAATCCTCTATCCCCGCAACTACAAGGGCGAGAAGCCCAATGAAAGTCCGGTCGTGACCCACGAGAAAGGACAGTGGTGCGCTTTCCCCGACTTTGGAGAGATGTCTCAGTACACAGGTGTTTATCGCGCTCGCAATTTCGAAATCTTCCGTGACCTGTTGCGCGACAACGGGATGGCACAGATGGATAGAAAGTTTCTGATGGCCAGCGGACACCTGCAGACACTCTGCTATAAGTATGAGATCGAACGCAATCTCCGTACGAAAGACTATGCCGGCTTCCAACTTTTAGGCCTCAACGACTACAGTGGACAAGGCACGGCACTTGTGGGTGTGCTGAATGTCTTCTGGCGCGAGAAAGGCTATTGTAACGCTCGCGATTGGACACAGTTCTGCAATGCCATTGTTCCTTTGGCCCGATTCCCCCAGTTTGTATATACCACGGCCGACACACTCTGTGTGCCAGTTGAGGCTTACAATGCGACATTTGCCACATTGACCGGCGTCTCTCCCAGCTATCGTATCTACAATCATGACAGTGCCAGCGTCGTAGCCAGCGGACTATTGCAGAACCAGCAGTCACTGCCTGTAGGAAAAAATCACTCTTTGGGCACCGTGACCATGTCTCTTGCCCATGTGCAGGCACCTGCCAAGCTGACGCTCGAGGTGCAGCTCTCTCCTTCCTATAAGAACCATTGGGATTTCTGGGTCTATCCCGAGAAGAGCGAAGCCGAAAGTGGATCAGTCTATATTTCCGATTCTTTAGATGCTAAAGCACAGAAGGTGCTGCGCAAAGGCGGTACCGTACTGTTGACGGCAGCCGGCAAGGTGACGCTGGGTAGCGATGTGAAGCAGAGCTATCTGCCAGTCTTTTGGAACACCTCGTGGTTTAAGATGCGTCCGCCGCATACCACTGGCGCCTATATCGACACCGCTCATCCGTTGTTTAAGTATGGCTTCCCGACTGATAACTGGTCAAACCTCAACTGGTGGGACCTTATCAATAAGGCACAGGTGATGAATCTGATGGAGTTGCCCAGCAGCTATCAGTCGCCCATACAGCCCATCGACACGTGGCATGTGTCGCGAAAACTGGGCATGCTTGTCGAAGCAAAGGTCGGAAAAGGACGATTGCTGATGACAACCATGGACATCAGCAATCGTCTGGAGAATCGTCCTGTGGCTCGTCAGATGCGCCAAGCGATTCTTTCTTATATGCAAAGTGATGATTTCCATCCAGCGATGGAACTCGACATGCAAACCATTCTCAACTTCTATTGCAAGCAGGCTCCGGCAGTCAACATGTTCACCAACGACTCACCCGACGAACTGAAGCCAAAGTTGAAATAG
- a CDS encoding thioesterase family protein codes for MTQEVNKDYRHVLPIQIRFNDVDKFGHVNNTIYFQFYDTAKTEYFANVCQNVDWERVAIVVVKIESEFFSQIKGDDHIAARTRAVKVGNKSLHLEQDIIDVDTHEVKCRCFSIMVLYDLVNHQSMAFPDNWRHDIYQYEGLE; via the coding sequence ATGACACAAGAAGTAAACAAAGACTATCGGCATGTGTTGCCCATCCAGATCCGATTCAATGATGTAGATAAGTTCGGTCATGTCAATAACACCATTTACTTTCAGTTCTACGATACGGCAAAGACAGAGTATTTCGCCAATGTATGTCAGAATGTAGATTGGGAACGTGTAGCTATTGTCGTGGTGAAGATAGAGTCGGAGTTCTTCTCGCAGATAAAAGGTGACGATCACATTGCCGCACGTACACGAGCAGTGAAGGTGGGCAATAAGAGTCTGCATCTTGAACAGGACATTATCGATGTTGATACGCACGAGGTGAAATGCCGCTGTTTCTCCATTATGGTACTCTATGATCTGGTGAATCATCAGTCCATGGCTTTCCCCGACAACTGGCGGCATGACATCTATCAATATGAAGGTCTCGAATAG
- a CDS encoding beta-galactosidase — MNKLLLSACLWLMAAGCYASDFGKPVTWDRHSLIIDGHRICPVMGEIHYSRVPAEEWTREVRLMKEGGVTMIATYVFWNHVEEQEGIFRWDGQRNLRRFLEVCKKEEIPVVLRLGPFCHGEVRNGGIPDWIFTKGCKVRQQDPVFLNYVERLYRQIFTQVQGLQWKDGGPVVAAQFDNEYRGRGEYLMALKKIALQIGYDLPFYTRTGWPELATPVPFGEMIPLYGDYADGFWERSLQETVGNYYKAFNFKEGVKPATAMGESPSAASDGAEVSSSAADSGVYPYFTCELGGGMATAYHRRPYVYSEDAYSMALVKLGSGSNLLGYYMYHGGTNPEGIMTLNENQRTPATNYNDMPVKNYDFQAPIGEFGQTNPHFYALRPLHLFMHDYGQQLATMEPSFPVSQDLKKGDDRQLRWSVRSQNGSGFIFVNNYERLQHLSAKRRVSLKACGVCLPKLTIPAGAMAIFPINIDGIRYATAQLVAKRNGKIYFMQIPGIPTTICLQSGKLLKNVKPQGKDTPIYNNMYLLSKKEAERLFLEVRPHTDMLYLATCEKIHEAGPLRTITIGAQKVAEAPTEADWQQAAVYRINLPFMQGERPTGELLLAVDYQGDCARLYADGKLIADHFQYGRPFLYGLWRLPKGCTTLELRIQPLQSGAPIYLPREADQTPGESVKSVKVSPL, encoded by the coding sequence ATGAACAAACTACTTCTATCTGCTTGCTTGTGGCTGATGGCTGCAGGCTGTTATGCTTCTGATTTCGGGAAACCAGTGACCTGGGATCGTCATAGTCTCATTATCGATGGGCATCGCATCTGTCCGGTGATGGGCGAGATACACTATTCACGTGTGCCAGCCGAAGAGTGGACACGAGAGGTGCGGTTGATGAAAGAGGGTGGGGTTACTATGATAGCCACCTATGTGTTTTGGAACCATGTAGAAGAGCAGGAGGGTATTTTCCGTTGGGACGGTCAACGCAACCTGCGTCGTTTTCTCGAGGTATGCAAAAAGGAAGAGATACCAGTGGTACTTCGCCTCGGCCCGTTCTGTCATGGCGAGGTTCGCAATGGTGGCATTCCCGACTGGATCTTCACAAAGGGCTGCAAAGTGCGCCAACAGGATCCTGTCTTTTTAAATTATGTGGAGCGTCTCTATCGTCAGATTTTTACTCAGGTACAAGGATTGCAATGGAAAGATGGTGGCCCCGTTGTTGCCGCACAATTTGATAATGAGTATCGCGGACGTGGTGAGTATTTGATGGCACTGAAAAAGATAGCCCTTCAGATTGGCTACGACCTGCCATTCTATACGCGTACCGGTTGGCCAGAACTGGCTACTCCTGTGCCCTTTGGCGAGATGATACCCCTCTATGGCGACTATGCCGACGGCTTCTGGGAGCGTTCACTTCAGGAGACTGTTGGCAACTATTATAAGGCATTCAACTTTAAGGAGGGTGTCAAGCCCGCTACTGCGATGGGCGAGTCACCATCGGCAGCATCCGATGGTGCTGAGGTTTCATCTTCTGCAGCCGACAGTGGTGTCTATCCTTATTTCACCTGTGAGCTGGGTGGTGGTATGGCTACGGCCTATCATCGTCGTCCTTATGTCTATTCCGAGGATGCCTATTCCATGGCATTGGTGAAGTTGGGTTCTGGGTCCAACCTGTTGGGCTACTATATGTATCATGGAGGAACCAACCCAGAAGGTATTATGACGTTGAATGAGAACCAGCGAACGCCGGCTACCAACTATAATGATATGCCAGTGAAGAACTATGACTTCCAAGCGCCTATAGGAGAGTTTGGACAGACCAACCCTCACTTCTACGCATTGCGTCCACTGCATTTGTTTATGCACGACTATGGTCAGCAGCTAGCAACGATGGAACCCTCGTTTCCCGTGAGTCAAGACCTGAAGAAAGGCGACGACAGACAGTTGCGCTGGTCGGTGAGAAGTCAGAATGGCAGTGGTTTCATCTTTGTGAACAATTATGAACGTCTGCAGCACCTCTCTGCAAAACGTCGCGTAAGCCTGAAAGCATGTGGCGTTTGCTTGCCAAAGCTTACCATTCCTGCTGGTGCAATGGCTATCTTCCCCATCAACATCGACGGCATACGGTATGCTACGGCGCAACTGGTGGCTAAGCGCAATGGCAAGATCTACTTCATGCAGATACCTGGCATTCCCACAACAATCTGCCTGCAGAGTGGTAAGCTGCTGAAGAACGTGAAGCCCCAGGGGAAGGACACACCTATTTATAATAATATGTATCTGTTGAGTAAGAAAGAGGCCGAACGTTTGTTCCTCGAAGTGCGCCCTCATACCGATATGCTCTATCTAGCCACTTGTGAGAAAATACATGAGGCAGGCCCCTTGCGAACAATCACTATTGGTGCACAAAAGGTTGCAGAGGCTCCCACAGAAGCCGACTGGCAGCAGGCAGCCGTCTATCGGATCAATCTGCCTTTCATGCAAGGTGAGCGCCCGACAGGAGAACTGTTGTTGGCAGTTGACTATCAAGGCGATTGTGCCCGTCTTTATGCCGATGGCAAGTTGATTGCAGACCATTTCCAATATGGTCGTCCGTTCCTGTATGGCTTATGGCGTTTGCCTAAAGGTTGCACCACGTTGGAACTTCGCATACAGCCTCTTCAGAGTGGAGCCCCAATCTATCTTCCACGTGAAGCAGATCAAACTCCAGGCGAAAGTGTGAAGTCTGTTAAAGTCAGTCCTCTGTAG
- a CDS encoding exodeoxyribonuclease III yields MKFVSWNVNGLRACAGKGFSDVFRELDADFFCLQETKMQAGQLDLQFDGYQSFWNYADKKGYSGTAIYTKHQPQSVTMGIGVDEHDHEGRVITLEMPEFYLVCCYTPNSQDGLKRLDYRMSWEDQFRCYLKHLDEQKPVILCGDLNVAHQEIDLKNPKTNHMNPGFTDEERGKFSELLGSGFIDTFRWKYPDEVVYSWWSYRFQARQKNVGWRIDYFVASERLMSRIEDAKIHVDIMGSDHCPVELILK; encoded by the coding sequence ATGAAATTTGTAAGTTGGAACGTTAACGGATTGAGGGCTTGCGCAGGCAAGGGGTTCAGTGATGTCTTTCGTGAGTTGGATGCCGACTTTTTCTGCCTGCAGGAGACAAAGATGCAGGCAGGACAGTTGGACCTGCAGTTCGATGGTTATCAGTCCTTTTGGAACTATGCCGATAAGAAGGGCTATTCTGGTACAGCTATTTACACTAAGCATCAGCCGCAGAGTGTGACAATGGGTATTGGTGTTGATGAGCATGATCACGAGGGACGCGTTATCACATTGGAGATGCCAGAGTTTTATCTGGTGTGCTGCTACACGCCAAACTCACAAGATGGATTGAAACGTTTAGACTATCGCATGTCGTGGGAAGACCAGTTCCGTTGCTATCTGAAGCACTTAGACGAACAGAAACCTGTCATTCTCTGTGGTGATCTAAATGTAGCTCATCAGGAAATAGACCTGAAGAATCCCAAGACCAATCACATGAATCCTGGGTTTACCGACGAAGAACGGGGCAAGTTCAGCGAATTGTTGGGTTCAGGCTTCATAGATACCTTCCGCTGGAAGTATCCCGACGAGGTTGTGTACTCATGGTGGTCTTATCGCTTCCAAGCCCGTCAAAAGAATGTTGGCTGGCGTATTGACTATTTCGTAGCTTCAGAACGCTTGATGTCAAGGATTGAGGATGCAAAGATACATGTTGATATCATGGGCAGCGACCATTGTCCGGTAGAACTGATACTAAAATAA
- a CDS encoding outer membrane beta-barrel protein codes for MKAKTILAALLIAASSWSMAAETADTIVVDNVEKVTVVTRDKAPKIILNDSVAKDKKSWCGIQVKRSKNKRLDAGDVKSVPYIQIGLNTMLDADMGSFNLWPSFDVALGVRTNWYPYGAKNAWSIGVGIDWRNYRMSANDGFWMKDADGIMGLSAFPINAADKKVALHVTSVQVPLLYTHYFDSEQKCYVTLGGLVNFNFWAHANRQFELGEETYDINTKSIGQRPVTIDAFMQVHAPYLPAIYCKYSPMDFFKKSGAPKMHQFTIGIAF; via the coding sequence ATGAAAGCTAAAACTATTCTTGCGGCTCTACTTATTGCTGCCTCATCGTGGTCAATGGCTGCCGAGACTGCTGATACTATCGTTGTGGACAATGTTGAGAAAGTAACTGTCGTGACTCGCGACAAAGCACCCAAAATCATTCTCAACGACAGTGTTGCGAAAGACAAAAAGTCGTGGTGCGGCATCCAGGTGAAGCGTTCGAAAAACAAAAGGTTGGATGCGGGCGATGTGAAAAGCGTCCCTTATATCCAGATAGGTCTTAACACGATGCTCGATGCCGATATGGGATCATTTAACCTGTGGCCCTCTTTTGATGTGGCTCTGGGTGTAAGAACCAATTGGTATCCCTATGGTGCTAAGAATGCCTGGAGTATCGGTGTGGGCATCGACTGGCGCAACTATCGCATGTCGGCCAACGACGGTTTCTGGATGAAAGATGCAGACGGCATTATGGGGCTGTCAGCCTTCCCTATCAATGCAGCCGACAAGAAAGTGGCATTGCATGTCACCAGTGTTCAGGTACCGTTGCTTTATACCCACTATTTTGATAGTGAACAAAAGTGCTATGTCACCTTGGGCGGCCTTGTGAACTTCAATTTCTGGGCGCACGCCAATCGGCAATTTGAACTTGGCGAGGAAACGTATGATATCAATACAAAATCCATTGGTCAGCGTCCTGTCACCATCGATGCATTCATGCAGGTTCACGCCCCTTATCTGCCGGCCATCTATTGTAAGTATTCACCCATGGATTTCTTCAAGAAGAGTGGTGCTCCCAAGATGCATCAGTTTACGATAGGTATTGCTTTCTAA